Proteins encoded together in one Chitinophaga varians window:
- a CDS encoding MarR family winged helix-turn-helix transcriptional regulator, whose product MSFYPSLGYLVFGSRLRRLSEYFLAEVNKVYEQAGIPFDASWFPVFYLLSGQQPMPIIDIAAQLEISHSAVSQMVTNLRKKGLLKTTPCKDDGRRQLVAFTKKGADMLQQIQPIWQAISTAMEELVTENKQSQQLLAAIAQVEQAVQQQPLSERVIKSIQKND is encoded by the coding sequence ATGAGTTTTTATCCTTCACTCGGGTATCTGGTCTTCGGCAGCCGCCTGCGCCGGCTCAGCGAATACTTCCTCGCGGAAGTAAATAAGGTATATGAACAGGCTGGCATTCCCTTCGACGCCAGCTGGTTTCCGGTATTCTACCTGCTCTCCGGCCAGCAACCGATGCCTATCATCGATATCGCTGCACAACTCGAGATCTCCCATTCGGCCGTCAGCCAGATGGTGACCAACCTGCGCAAAAAAGGACTGCTCAAAACCACGCCCTGTAAGGACGATGGCCGCCGACAGCTCGTCGCCTTCACCAAAAAGGGAGCAGACATGCTGCAACAGATACAACCCATCTGGCAGGCTATTTCCACAGCCATGGAGGAACTGGTCACGGAAAACAAACAAAGCCAGCAGCTGCTGGCTGCTATAGCCCAGGTGGAACAGGCGGTGCAGCAACAACCGCTCTCGGAAAGAGTGATCAAATCCATCCAAAAGAACGACTAA
- a CDS encoding SET domain-containing protein, with product MIKPYLYIDKSKGKGRGVYTKERIPAGTRIETSPVLVLSYDDTEIVDKTKLHNYIFLWGVRETRSCIALGFCSIYNHDYNPNCEYEMDFDAETMSIITRRDIKKGEELFINYNGDVEDDSPVWFDMKRLKEDQAKSK from the coding sequence ATGATAAAGCCATACTTGTACATTGATAAGTCTAAGGGAAAAGGCCGCGGCGTATATACCAAAGAACGGATACCCGCCGGTACCAGGATCGAAACGTCGCCCGTGCTGGTCCTCTCTTACGACGATACGGAGATTGTCGACAAAACGAAGCTCCATAACTATATTTTCCTGTGGGGAGTGCGTGAAACCCGCTCCTGCATTGCACTGGGCTTCTGTTCCATCTACAACCACGACTATAATCCCAACTGCGAGTACGAGATGGATTTTGATGCCGAAACCATGAGCATCATTACCCGCCGCGATATCAAAAAGGGAGAAGAGCTCTTTATCAACTATAACGGCGATGTGGAAGATGATTCCCCCGTTTGGTTTGATATGAAACGTCTGAAAGAAGACCAGGCAAAGTCCAAATAA
- a CDS encoding bestrophin family protein — protein sequence MINYNPKDWFTFIFRIHKADTVRKLFPMFIALAIYSAIVAWLEISVFKLASNSEVKNISLMHNLLGFVISLLLVFRTNTAYDRWWEGRRQWGSLVNSSRNLAIKLHAMLPAGNTEARAFFRVMIPNYAFGLKNHLRKIYKAEEIEALPEGQAPLDPSKHIPNQLAVRIMQKVADLQREGQLTGEQLIVLNSELQTFTEVCGACERIQSTPIPFSYSVFIKKFIFFYIMTMPFGYVFSLGYLIIPMVVFIFFVLASLELIAEEIEDPFGFDANDLPTDTISNNIRKHIGELL from the coding sequence ATGATCAATTACAACCCGAAGGACTGGTTTACCTTTATTTTCCGTATCCACAAAGCGGACACGGTGCGGAAGCTCTTTCCCATGTTTATCGCTTTGGCCATTTATTCTGCTATTGTAGCCTGGCTGGAGATATCCGTCTTCAAGCTGGCGTCCAACAGTGAAGTCAAGAACATATCCCTGATGCACAATCTGCTGGGGTTTGTAATATCCCTGTTGCTGGTATTCCGGACCAACACGGCCTATGACCGCTGGTGGGAAGGCCGCCGCCAGTGGGGCTCGCTGGTGAACAGCAGCCGCAACCTGGCCATTAAACTGCATGCCATGCTGCCGGCCGGTAACACCGAAGCACGGGCATTCTTCCGGGTTATGATCCCCAACTATGCCTTCGGCCTGAAAAACCATCTGCGGAAAATATACAAGGCTGAAGAGATAGAAGCCCTGCCCGAAGGCCAGGCCCCGCTGGACCCTTCCAAACACATTCCAAACCAGCTGGCCGTGCGGATCATGCAGAAAGTGGCAGACCTGCAACGGGAGGGACAGTTGACCGGCGAACAGCTGATTGTCCTCAACAGCGAGTTACAGACCTTCACCGAAGTATGCGGCGCGTGCGAGCGTATCCAAAGCACCCCTATCCCATTCAGTTACAGCGTATTCATCAAAAAATTCATCTTCTTCTATATTATGACCATGCCTTTCGGGTATGTGTTCAGCCTGGGGTACCTCATTATCCCCATGGTAGTATTCATCTTTTTTGTACTGGCCAGCCTTGAGCTGATCGCGGAAGAAATTGAGGACCCGTTTGGCTTTGATGCCAACGACCTGCCTACCGACACTATTTCCAATAATATCCGCAAACACATCGGAGAATTATTATAG
- the mgtE gene encoding magnesium transporter codes for MENEALLEKFSTLKKEKNYRELSVYLDDQLITDIAELIHEDPDNAGIIIHQLSISRAAAAFRILDFPLQEDVIRALPPAKIAELMNELPADDRTAFLEELPSEAVKELIKLLDPEERRITLSLLGYPDNSVGRIMTPDYIAVREEWTVKQVLDYIREHGKDSETIDVIYVIDERGHLLDDFRIREFLLVATDTVVHTLMDDRFVSLRANDDQEEAVQVFRMENRVALPVVDDNGILLGIVTIDDILWIANEEHTENIQKIGGTEALDEPYLDMPLLKLVKKRVGWLVVLFIGEMLTATAMGFFEDEIAKAVVLALFVPLIISSGGNSGSQASTLIIQAMALGEISINDWWRVMRREIISGLLLGSVLGFIGFIRILLWNSLFHTYGEHTVLIGTTVGFSLVGVVLWGTLSGSMLPILLKKAGADPATSSAPFVATLVDVTGLLIYFSVAYTLMKGILL; via the coding sequence ATGGAAAATGAAGCATTACTGGAGAAATTCAGCACACTGAAGAAAGAAAAAAACTATCGCGAGCTCTCGGTGTACCTGGACGACCAGTTAATTACGGATATAGCAGAACTGATCCATGAAGATCCCGATAATGCGGGCATCATCATCCATCAACTGTCGATCAGCAGAGCGGCGGCAGCTTTCCGTATCCTGGACTTCCCCCTGCAGGAAGATGTGATCCGGGCCCTGCCCCCTGCCAAGATCGCAGAGCTGATGAACGAACTGCCGGCCGATGACCGTACCGCCTTCCTGGAAGAACTGCCCAGTGAAGCGGTAAAAGAGCTGATCAAACTGCTGGACCCTGAAGAGCGCAGGATCACCCTTTCCCTGCTGGGCTACCCGGACAACAGCGTAGGGCGTATCATGACGCCCGACTATATCGCTGTCAGGGAAGAGTGGACCGTGAAACAGGTGCTGGACTATATCCGGGAGCATGGCAAAGACAGTGAAACCATTGACGTTATATATGTGATCGATGAGCGGGGCCACCTGCTGGACGACTTCCGTATCCGCGAATTCCTGCTGGTAGCCACCGATACAGTGGTACATACCCTGATGGACGACCGCTTCGTTTCCCTCCGTGCCAACGACGACCAGGAAGAAGCCGTCCAGGTGTTCCGCATGGAAAACCGTGTGGCGCTGCCCGTGGTAGACGATAACGGCATCCTGCTGGGCATCGTGACCATCGATGATATCCTGTGGATCGCCAACGAAGAACATACCGAAAACATCCAGAAAATCGGTGGTACCGAAGCTTTGGACGAGCCCTACCTCGATATGCCGCTGCTGAAGCTGGTTAAAAAACGTGTAGGCTGGCTCGTGGTACTGTTCATCGGCGAGATGCTGACAGCAACAGCCATGGGCTTCTTTGAAGACGAAATAGCCAAAGCCGTGGTACTGGCGCTGTTTGTGCCCCTGATCATTTCCAGCGGCGGCAACAGTGGTTCCCAGGCCTCCACCCTGATCATACAGGCCATGGCGCTCGGCGAAATCAGTATCAATGACTGGTGGCGCGTGATGCGGCGCGAGATCATCTCCGGCCTGCTGTTGGGCAGCGTGCTGGGATTCATCGGTTTCATCCGCATCCTGCTCTGGAACAGCCTTTTTCACACCTACGGCGAACATACCGTGCTGATTGGCACCACCGTAGGCTTTTCCCTCGTAGGCGTAGTATTATGGGGGACCCTCTCCGGTTCCATGCTGCCTATTCTTCTGAAGAAAGCCGGCGCCGACCCCGCCACGTCTTCCGCCCCGTTTGTGGCCACACTGGTGGACGTGACAGGGCTGCTGATTTATTTCTCCGTGGCTTATACATTGATGAAAGGTATTTTATTATAG
- a CDS encoding histidine phosphatase family protein, protein MRLLPIIFCLCILAACKPKAPVRQPVPVSEDTTFLTGTFYLVRHAERYPGGMDTSLTAEGFQRAGLLYERLKNARLDKIYLTPYRRCIQTADSLRIKQHLDTCFYQADTTGESLIYEITRHGDWGKRILVIGHSNTLVPALRGLRAKPHMAAIGEDEYNWLFIVHKTSAGTTLTEDCY, encoded by the coding sequence ATGCGCTTACTGCCCATCATATTTTGTCTCTGCATACTGGCGGCCTGTAAACCCAAGGCGCCGGTACGGCAACCGGTACCAGTATCGGAAGACACTACTTTTCTGACAGGTACGTTCTACCTCGTCCGCCATGCGGAACGTTATCCCGGAGGCATGGATACCTCCCTCACAGCGGAAGGTTTCCAACGCGCCGGCCTTTTATATGAACGGCTGAAAAACGCCCGTCTCGACAAGATTTACCTGACGCCCTACCGCCGCTGTATCCAGACGGCCGACAGCCTGCGGATCAAACAGCACCTGGACACCTGCTTTTATCAGGCAGATACCACCGGGGAATCGTTGATTTATGAAATTACGCGGCATGGCGACTGGGGAAAACGTATCCTGGTCATCGGCCACAGTAATACGCTGGTGCCGGCGCTGCGTGGGCTGCGGGCCAAACCGCATATGGCGGCCATCGGGGAAGATGAATATAACTGGCTGTTTATTGTTCATAAAACGTCAGCAGGGACCACGCTGACAGAAGACTGCTACTAA